From the Bacillus tuaregi genome, one window contains:
- a CDS encoding DUF420 domain-containing protein: MDYTLPILPTISTSFIVLSAIMVAIGWSLIRKRKIEAHKKVMLWAAIFAVVFFIIYASRTIFIGNTSFGGPDHLKIYYTIFLVFHITLATVGAVLGIISLITGLKNNLSRHRKLGPVTSIIWFFTAITGVAVYLLLYVFYHGGDTTSVIKAILGF, encoded by the coding sequence ATGGATTACACATTGCCGATTTTACCAACAATCAGTACATCATTTATTGTGCTCAGTGCTATTATGGTTGCGATTGGATGGAGTTTAATAAGGAAACGGAAAATTGAAGCGCATAAAAAGGTGATGCTATGGGCCGCGATTTTTGCAGTTGTCTTTTTTATAATCTATGCCAGTAGAACCATTTTTATTGGGAATACAAGCTTTGGGGGACCTGACCATCTCAAAATCTACTACACCATATTCTTAGTTTTTCATATTACTTTGGCGACGGTGGGAGCTGTTTTAGGAATCATATCACTCATTACAGGTCTCAAGAATAATCTTTCCAGGCATCGCAAATTAGGACCAGTTACAAGTATTATTTGGTTTTTTACGGCAATTACCGGTGTTGCTGTTTACTTATTACTTTATGTATTTTACCATGGTGGTGATACAACCTCTGTGATTAAAGCGATATTAGGTTTTTAG
- the ctaG gene encoding cytochrome c oxidase assembly factor CtaG, whose product MSLDIFGFRALWSPFFLTFLIVVTVGYFFLIDKYKYKIEESKRLTSLEIRLFLLAMVLIYIIKGSPLDLMGHLMFYAHMIQMSVLLFIIPPILIVALPVWIWRYIWSLPVIKTILLFFTRPIIALVLFNVTFSLYHIPFVFDVIKTTMWLHEAYTGLLFMLALSMWWPLMNKVDKNRSIVGLKKVAYIFASGALILPACALIIFNDSPMYAAYSDPNLWAQALALCVPQATLASLDLSGPEMFTSLSLVHDQQLGGILMKIIQEIVYGIVLARVFFEWYRKDQEETEAEQLNGYQPQPVE is encoded by the coding sequence TTGTCGCTTGATATTTTTGGTTTTAGGGCATTATGGAGTCCGTTTTTCTTGACTTTTCTGATCGTTGTTACGGTTGGTTACTTTTTCCTAATAGATAAATATAAATATAAGATAGAAGAAAGTAAACGGCTTACAAGCTTGGAAATCAGACTGTTTCTCTTAGCTATGGTGTTAATTTATATTATTAAGGGTTCACCGCTTGATTTAATGGGGCATTTGATGTTTTATGCTCATATGATTCAGATGTCTGTATTACTATTTATTATTCCTCCAATTTTGATTGTAGCCTTACCTGTATGGATTTGGAGATATATTTGGTCATTACCAGTCATAAAAACCATTTTATTATTTTTTACTAGACCCATTATTGCGCTTGTCTTATTCAATGTAACGTTTTCTCTGTATCATATCCCTTTTGTTTTTGATGTGATTAAAACAACGATGTGGCTTCATGAAGCATACACTGGCTTACTTTTTATGCTCGCTTTATCGATGTGGTGGCCGCTTATGAACAAAGTAGATAAAAATCGAAGTATTGTTGGATTAAAGAAGGTTGCTTACATCTTTGCAAGTGGTGCATTGATATTACCTGCTTGTGCACTGATTATTTTTAATGATAGTCCGATGTATGCAGCATACTCAGACCCTAATCTATGGGCTCAAGCATTAGCGCTATGTGTTCCCCAAGCAACGCTTGCTTCCTTAGATTTAAGCGGACCGGAAATGTTTACATCACTATCATTAGTTCATGACCAACAGCTCGGTGGTATCTTAATGAAGATCATTCAAGAAATTGTATATGGGATTGTTTTGGCTCGTGTATTTTTTGAATGGTACCGAAAGGATCAAGAAGAAACAGAAGCAGAGCAGCTTAATGGATATCAGCCACAGCCGGTTGAATAA
- the ctaF gene encoding cytochrome c oxidase subunit IVB, protein MSNEQMNSVNPNDIKYRRKKNAEEMRHQVITFALMIFLTLIAFVAVGYDGFSNWFTIPFILLLAGVQVAYQLYYFMHMSHKGHEMPALFMFSGVFVAIITVIAFMTIIWW, encoded by the coding sequence ATGAGCAATGAACAAATGAATTCAGTTAACCCTAATGATATCAAGTATCGTCGTAAAAAAAATGCCGAGGAAATGAGGCATCAGGTGATTACCTTTGCCCTTATGATCTTCCTTACTCTCATTGCGTTTGTAGCTGTCGGCTATGATGGTTTTAGCAATTGGTTTACAATACCATTTATATTATTGCTAGCCGGTGTTCAGGTAGCCTATCAGTTATATTACTTCATGCATATGAGTCATAAAGGGCATGAAATGCCAGCACTTTTCATGTTCAGTGGTGTGTTTGTGGCAATCATTACAGTGATTGCGTTCATGACAATTATCTGGTGGTAA
- a CDS encoding cytochrome (ubi)quinol oxidase subunit III has product MHAEEKWTTETWPASPERQTLEAKNKFTGFWIFLGGETVLFATLFATYLALKDKVPSPEHALAKDIFELPLVFATTMILLTSSLTSVYAMYHMKNFQFKKMMVWLGVTVALGASFLALEIYEFNHYVHEFHHTFTSSAFGSAFYTLTGFHGAHVAFGLGWILTLMIRNAKRGLNLYNAPKFYTASLYWHFIDVVWVFIFTVVYLMGMVG; this is encoded by the coding sequence ATGCACGCGGAAGAAAAATGGACAACTGAAACGTGGCCGGCTTCGCCTGAAAGACAAACCCTTGAAGCTAAAAACAAATTTACGGGGTTTTGGATTTTCTTAGGAGGCGAAACAGTCCTTTTTGCCACCCTGTTTGCTACCTATCTTGCTTTAAAGGATAAGGTGCCAAGTCCTGAACATGCTTTGGCGAAGGATATATTCGAACTACCGTTAGTATTTGCAACCACCATGATTCTACTAACAAGCTCATTAACAAGTGTATATGCAATGTATCACATGAAGAATTTTCAGTTTAAAAAAATGATGGTATGGTTAGGTGTGACCGTGGCATTAGGTGCATCCTTCTTAGCGCTTGAAATATATGAGTTTAATCATTATGTACATGAATTTCATCATACATTTACAAGTAGTGCTTTTGGATCTGCATTTTATACTTTAACAGGCTTCCATGGTGCTCACGTCGCCTTTGGTCTTGGTTGGATTCTGACCTTGATGATTCGAAATGCTAAACGTGGACTAAATCTTTACAATGCACCAAAGTTTTATACAGCAAGTCTGTATTGGCACTTTATTGACGTTGTATGGGTATTTATCTTCACAGTTGTATATTTAATGGGAATGGTGGGATAA
- the ctaD gene encoding cytochrome c oxidase subunit I, with protein MSSYAQKQGVGAFLWDYLTTVDHKKIAHLYFIAGALFFVIGGLEAMMIRIQLMEPNNDFVSAGLFNEIITMHGTTMIFLAATPLLFAFMNAIVPLQIGARDVAFPFLNSLGFWLFLFGGIFLNLSWFLGGAPDAGWTSYASLSLESPGHGIDFYTIGLQISGFGTLISGINFLVTIINMRAPGMTFMRMPLFTWTTFVASTLIVFAFTPLAVGLFLLTFDRLFGANFFDVAGGGNTIIYEHIFWIFGHPEVYILILPAFGIFSEIFSTFSRKRLFGYSSMVFATVLIGFFGFMVWAHHMFTTGLGPIANAIFAVATMAIAVPTGIKIFNWLFTMWGGSVKFTTPMLYAVAFIPSFVMGGVTGVMQAAAPLDYQLHDSYFIVAHFHYVIVGGVVLALLAGTHFYWPKMFGTMLNEKLGKVTFWLFLIGFHLTFFIQHFLGLMGMPRRVFTFLPNQGWEAANLISTIGAFLMAVAVIILLINVIATVVKNEKVGNDPWGDGRTLEWALPSPPPFYNFKQTPLVRGLDPYWIEKMEGKKNLTPAEPLGDIHMPNSSFIPFMISLGLFIAGFGVMYQYDMKTDDVFANPMGIAVFIIGLVITFGSMMFRSTKDDHGYHIHKEDLMDDFDKGGKA; from the coding sequence GTGAGTAGCTATGCTCAGAAACAAGGGGTAGGAGCCTTTTTATGGGATTATTTAACAACTGTCGATCATAAAAAAATTGCCCACCTTTATTTTATTGCCGGTGCACTGTTTTTCGTTATCGGTGGTCTAGAAGCTATGATGATTCGTATCCAGCTTATGGAACCGAATAATGATTTTGTCAGTGCTGGATTATTTAATGAAATTATTACGATGCATGGAACAACCATGATATTCCTTGCAGCAACACCTTTGTTATTTGCCTTTATGAATGCGATTGTACCGCTTCAAATTGGTGCTCGTGATGTTGCGTTTCCATTTTTAAACTCATTAGGATTTTGGTTATTCCTTTTTGGCGGTATCTTTTTAAATCTTTCTTGGTTCTTAGGAGGAGCACCTGATGCTGGATGGACTTCTTACGCATCATTGTCACTTGAATCTCCAGGACATGGGATTGATTTTTATACGATTGGATTGCAAATTTCAGGCTTTGGTACTTTAATTTCAGGGATTAACTTCCTTGTGACAATTATTAATATGAGAGCACCTGGAATGACGTTTATGAGGATGCCGCTTTTTACTTGGACTACATTTGTGGCATCAACACTTATTGTATTTGCGTTTACACCGCTTGCGGTTGGTTTGTTCTTATTAACATTTGACCGCTTATTCGGTGCTAATTTCTTTGACGTTGCCGGTGGTGGTAATACCATCATCTATGAACATATTTTCTGGATTTTTGGTCACCCAGAGGTATACATCTTAATTTTACCTGCATTTGGTATTTTCTCTGAGATTTTCTCTACTTTTTCAAGAAAGCGTTTATTTGGATATTCATCCATGGTATTTGCAACCGTATTAATCGGCTTTTTCGGTTTCATGGTATGGGCTCACCATATGTTCACAACCGGACTTGGACCGATTGCGAATGCAATCTTTGCGGTTGCGACAATGGCTATTGCGGTTCCAACAGGGATTAAAATCTTTAACTGGCTCTTTACGATGTGGGGCGGTAGTGTTAAATTCACGACGCCAATGCTGTATGCAGTAGCATTTATTCCTTCATTCGTAATGGGTGGCGTTACAGGTGTTATGCAGGCAGCGGCACCGCTTGATTATCAGCTGCATGACAGTTACTTTATTGTTGCTCACTTCCACTATGTAATTGTTGGTGGGGTTGTACTAGCCTTATTAGCTGGAACACATTTTTATTGGCCGAAAATGTTCGGTACTATGCTAAATGAAAAGTTAGGCAAGGTTACTTTTTGGTTATTCCTAATTGGCTTCCATTTAACTTTCTTTATTCAACATTTCTTAGGTCTAATGGGTATGCCGCGTCGTGTCTTTACCTTCCTCCCAAATCAAGGTTGGGAAGCAGCTAACTTAATTAGTACAATCGGTGCATTCCTTATGGCAGTGGCCGTTATTATTTTGCTAATTAACGTTATTGCCACAGTGGTTAAGAACGAAAAGGTAGGAAATGATCCATGGGGAGATGGACGTACATTAGAATGGGCATTACCTTCTCCACCTCCTTTTTATAACTTTAAACAAACTCCACTTGTGCGTGGATTGGATCCATACTGGATTGAAAAGATGGAGGGTAAGAAGAATTTGACACCGGCAGAGCCGCTTGGTGATATTCATATGCCAAATTCTTCATTTATACCATTTATGATTAGCTTAGGCTTGTTTATTGCAGGCTTTGGTGTCATGTATCAGTATGACATGAAAACAGATGATGTTTTTGCAAACCCAATGGGAATTGCAGTATTTATTATCGGATTAGTGATAACATTTGGTTCTATGATGTTCCGCTCTACTAAGGATGATCATGGATATCATATTCATAAGGAAGATTTAATGGATGATTTTGATAAGGGGGGGAAGGCATAA
- the coxB gene encoding cytochrome c oxidase subunit II has translation MKRLSKWRLFPLLAVLALVLSGCGEPFISTLQPAGEVAEKQYNLMLLSTAIMVGVIVVVVLIFLFVILKFRRKDDRIPKQVEGNHKLEIIWTTIPIILLLILAVPTVAATFNFAETKAMDKKDSDALVVNVRASLYWWEFEYPNEKIVTGQELVVPTDEKVYFNLKASDVKHSFWIPAAGGKMDTNTDNVNKFWLEFDSQKAEEAKNIFYGKCAELCGPSHALMDFKVKAVSRAEFDGWVKDMQSVTEPKQATTDLAQAGQEIYNQSCIGCHAVTPANSTPEAARLAPNLTNFGDRTTIAGILDHDEENLKKWIQDPESIKPGNKMTGAYGEFTEQELDALTEYLMNLKIQ, from the coding sequence ATGAAGAGGCTATCAAAATGGCGTCTATTTCCGCTATTAGCGGTGCTGGCGCTTGTTCTCTCAGGTTGTGGTGAGCCGTTTATATCTACACTGCAGCCAGCAGGAGAAGTGGCGGAAAAGCAGTATAATCTAATGTTACTTAGTACTGCTATTATGGTAGGAGTTATTGTCGTTGTTGTCTTAATTTTCTTATTTGTCATTTTGAAATTTAGACGAAAAGATGACAGAATTCCAAAGCAAGTAGAAGGAAATCACAAGTTAGAAATTATTTGGACTACTATTCCAATTATCCTACTCTTGATTTTGGCTGTTCCAACTGTTGCTGCTACATTTAATTTTGCGGAAACGAAGGCCATGGATAAGAAGGATTCCGATGCACTAGTAGTAAATGTGCGAGCAAGTCTTTATTGGTGGGAATTTGAGTATCCAAATGAAAAGATTGTGACTGGACAGGAACTTGTCGTACCAACAGATGAGAAGGTTTATTTCAATTTAAAGGCATCTGATGTAAAACACTCATTTTGGATTCCTGCTGCTGGTGGGAAAATGGATACCAATACAGACAATGTCAATAAGTTCTGGCTTGAATTTGACAGTCAAAAAGCTGAAGAGGCTAAAAATATTTTCTATGGTAAATGTGCAGAGCTTTGTGGACCTTCGCATGCGCTAATGGATTTCAAGGTAAAAGCAGTATCACGCGCTGAATTTGACGGTTGGGTTAAGGATATGCAAAGTGTTACTGAGCCAAAACAAGCGACTACAGATTTAGCTCAAGCAGGTCAAGAAATTTATAATCAAAGCTGTATTGGATGTCATGCAGTTACACCTGCAAATTCAACACCAGAAGCAGCAAGACTTGCGCCAAATTTAACAAACTTTGGTGACCGTACGACTATTGCCGGTATTTTGGATCATGACGAGGAAAACTTAAAGAAATGGATTCAAGATCCTGAAAGCATTAAACCAGGAAATAAAATGACTGGTGCATATGGCGAGTTTACGGAACAAGAGCTCGATGCATTGACTGAATATTTAATGAATCTGAAAATTCAGTAA
- the cyoE gene encoding heme o synthase, with product MSGSRTITEAVMTSEDDSIKTKLPETTVWKDFLALIKIGIVNSNLITTFTGIWLALTVTDKRFFDNLDTIFFSLIGSALIMAGSCTLNNYIDRDIDHLMERTKARPTVTGKMNPIKVAIMGFLFIIIGLLFLLLTTISAAVIGIVGVFSYVVVYSMWSKRQHVSNTVVGSMSGAVPPLIGWAAVDPNLDIMAWMLFLIMFAWQPPHFYALAMRRVEEYRKASIPMLPVVKGFRETKRHIYLWVLALLPLPFFMMELGIPFVVLATVLNIGWILTGIYANRFKDDLKWAKLMFVYSLQYLTIMFVSMVIVTFI from the coding sequence ATGTCTGGTTCTAGAACCATTACGGAAGCTGTTATGACAAGCGAAGATGATAGCATAAAAACAAAGCTGCCAGAGACAACAGTATGGAAGGATTTTCTTGCATTAATAAAAATAGGAATTGTGAATTCAAATTTAATTACAACGTTTACAGGCATATGGCTAGCACTTACTGTGACTGATAAACGATTCTTTGACAATCTAGATACGATTTTCTTTTCTTTAATTGGTTCAGCCCTTATTATGGCAGGCTCCTGTACACTCAATAACTACATAGATCGAGATATTGACCATTTAATGGAAAGGACGAAGGCTAGACCGACCGTAACAGGGAAAATGAATCCAATAAAAGTAGCTATTATGGGATTTTTATTTATTATCATTGGATTACTATTTCTCCTGTTAACGACAATCTCTGCTGCCGTGATCGGTATTGTGGGCGTATTCAGTTACGTTGTAGTCTATTCCATGTGGTCTAAACGTCAGCATGTCTCGAATACAGTGGTTGGAAGTATGTCTGGAGCTGTTCCGCCGTTAATTGGCTGGGCTGCTGTTGATCCAAATTTAGATATTATGGCTTGGATGTTATTTCTAATTATGTTTGCCTGGCAGCCGCCTCATTTTTATGCTTTAGCAATGAGACGAGTAGAGGAATATCGCAAAGCTAGCATTCCGATGCTTCCGGTTGTAAAGGGATTCAGGGAGACAAAACGACACATTTATTTATGGGTGTTAGCTTTGTTACCGCTTCCGTTTTTTATGATGGAATTGGGCATACCATTCGTCGTATTAGCAACCGTCTTGAATATAGGCTGGATTCTTACTGGGATTTACGCTAATCGATTTAAAGATGACCTGAAGTGGGCTAAGCTTATGTTTGTTTATTCGTTGCAATATTTAACCATTATGTTTGTTTCAATGGTTATTGTGACTTTCATATAG
- a CDS encoding COX15/CtaA family protein: MHRSLKWFSVLTTIGMLFILLGGALVTKTESGMGCGRSWPLCNGQLIPDEITSELIIELAHRVVSGSVGIMLIILSIMAWRKIGHIRETKFLVITSLLFLILQGLIGAAAVIWGQSDFILAAHFGISLVSFSTVFLLTLLIFEVDKKFAAEKLILDKRMRKHIIGVTLYSFIVVYTGALVRHVNASLVCRDWPLCLNDQPGLPTNMYEWVQMGHRAAAGFIFIWIAYIMVLAIKHYRHEKIVYWGWIISFILVSLQVTAGAFIVFLRGNLYIALGHAFFITCLFGMLSYFILLSYRSKLNAQVIHPETEQQTDKNTSPSSPIITMD, from the coding sequence TTGCATCGCTCTCTTAAATGGTTTTCTGTATTAACAACCATCGGGATGCTCTTCATTTTATTAGGAGGAGCATTAGTTACAAAAACAGAATCAGGAATGGGCTGTGGCCGATCATGGCCACTCTGTAATGGCCAACTGATTCCAGATGAAATTACCAGTGAATTAATAATCGAATTAGCCCACCGTGTTGTCTCAGGTTCAGTCGGTATCATGCTGATTATTCTTTCCATTATGGCTTGGAGGAAAATTGGTCATATTAGAGAAACTAAATTCCTCGTTATTACTTCGCTCTTGTTTCTCATTTTGCAGGGTCTTATTGGAGCGGCAGCCGTCATCTGGGGACAATCTGATTTTATTCTGGCCGCTCATTTTGGAATTTCGTTAGTTTCCTTTAGTACAGTATTTTTATTAACCCTGCTTATCTTTGAAGTGGATAAAAAATTCGCTGCCGAAAAGCTGATCCTTGATAAACGAATGAGAAAACACATTATCGGTGTAACGCTCTACAGCTTTATCGTCGTCTACACAGGTGCACTTGTACGCCATGTTAATGCAAGTCTTGTTTGTAGGGATTGGCCGCTTTGTCTAAATGATCAGCCAGGACTGCCAACTAATATGTATGAGTGGGTCCAAATGGGACATCGAGCTGCAGCAGGTTTCATTTTTATTTGGATTGCCTATATTATGGTTTTGGCGATTAAGCATTATCGACATGAAAAGATTGTCTATTGGGGCTGGATTATTTCTTTCATTCTCGTCTCATTGCAGGTTACTGCTGGTGCATTCATCGTCTTTCTTCGTGGCAATTTATATATTGCCCTTGGACATGCCTTTTTTATTACCTGCTTGTTCGGAATGCTAAGCTATTTTATCCTTCTCTCTTACAGAAGTAAATTGAATGCACAGGTTATACATCCCGAGACGGAGCAACAGACTGATAAGAATACATCACCATCTTCACCAATCATAACAATGGATTAA
- the pyc gene encoding pyruvate carboxylase — MSRRINKVLVANRGEIAIRVFRACTELNIRTVAIYSNEDTSSLHRYKADEAYLVGEGKKPIDAYLDIEGIIEIAKNSDTDAIHPGYGFLSENIHFARRCEEEGIIFIGPKSEHLDMFGDKVKAREQAIKANIPVIPGSDGPVNNLDDVKSFGEKYGYPIIIKASLGGGGRGMRIVNEMAEVEEAYSRAKSEAKAAFGNDEVYVEKYVNRPKHIEVQIFGDSQGNIVHLYERDCSIQRRHQKVVEIAPSVSLSTELRNAICESAVSLMKNVNYLNAGTVEFLVSEGEFYFIEVNPRVQVEHTVTEMITGIDIVQTQILVAEGHDLFGKEVGLPQQKDIITLGYAIQSRVTTEDPLNNFMPDAGKIMAYRSGGGFGVRLDAGNAYQGSIITPFYDSLLVKVTTHAHTFEQAASKMIRNLHEFRIRGIKTNIPFLINVVKHDKFINGDYDTSFIDETPELFIFPKRKDRGTKLLNYIGTVTINGFPGIEKKKRPVFEKPRVPKIPHDLEIQHGTKQILDAQGADGLVKWVKERKEVLLTDTTFRDAHQSLLATRVRTNDFTHIAEPTAKLLPELFSMEMWGGATFDVAYRFLKEDPWDRLLTLRKQIPNVMFQMLLRSANAVGYKNYPDNVIREFVEKSAHAGIDVFRIFDSLNWVKGMEVAIDAVRQSGKLAEAAVCYTGDITDPTRSKYDIHYYKNIARELEAQGAHILAIKDMAGLLKPEAAYQLISELKETVEIPIHLHTHDTSGNGIYTYSRAIEAGVDIVDVAISSMAGLTSQPSANTLFYAMQGNERQPAVKVEALEELSHYWEDVRKYYQDFESGMVAPHTEVYQHEMPGGQYSNLQQQAKGVGLGDQWDDVKRMYSRVNQMFGDIVKVTPSSKVVGDMALFMVQNNLTEEDVLTKGDTIDFPDSVVELFTGSLGQPHGGFPKELQKVILKGKDPITVRPGELLEPIDFKALRNELYQELGREVTAHDVIAYALYPKVFLDYAKTVQQYGDLSVLDTPTYLYGLRLGEEIQVEIETGKTLIVKLVSVGQPQADGTRVVYFELNGQSREVVVKDDSIKSTIQTKVKADPKNPNHLSATMPGTVVKVIVEKGERVEKGDHLMITEAMKMETTVQAPFSGVVKDIFVQNGEAIQTGDLLIEMTN, encoded by the coding sequence GTGAGCAGACGCATTAACAAAGTGTTAGTTGCGAACAGAGGAGAAATTGCTATTCGCGTATTTAGAGCGTGTACTGAATTAAATATTCGCACTGTTGCGATTTATTCGAATGAGGACACTAGTTCTTTGCATCGTTATAAAGCGGATGAAGCCTATTTAGTAGGGGAAGGAAAAAAGCCGATTGACGCCTATCTTGATATTGAAGGTATTATTGAGATTGCAAAGAATAGTGATACCGATGCTATCCATCCAGGATATGGCTTCCTATCTGAGAATATTCATTTTGCAAGAAGATGTGAAGAAGAAGGAATTATTTTTATTGGACCAAAATCTGAGCATTTAGATATGTTTGGTGACAAGGTAAAAGCAAGAGAGCAGGCGATTAAAGCTAATATTCCTGTTATTCCAGGCTCTGATGGTCCTGTAAACAACTTAGATGATGTAAAAAGCTTTGGAGAGAAGTATGGATATCCAATTATTATTAAAGCCTCATTAGGCGGCGGCGGCCGTGGAATGAGAATTGTTAATGAAATGGCAGAGGTAGAAGAAGCCTATAGTCGTGCTAAGTCAGAAGCAAAAGCGGCATTTGGAAATGATGAGGTATATGTTGAAAAGTATGTCAATCGACCAAAGCATATTGAAGTACAGATTTTTGGTGATTCACAAGGGAACATTGTTCATCTGTATGAAAGGGATTGCTCTATCCAGCGACGTCATCAGAAGGTTGTTGAAATCGCACCAAGTGTGTCACTATCAACAGAACTTCGTAATGCGATCTGTGAGTCAGCAGTTAGTTTAATGAAGAATGTAAACTATCTAAATGCTGGAACAGTAGAGTTTTTAGTGTCTGAAGGTGAATTCTACTTTATTGAGGTAAATCCACGTGTTCAAGTAGAACATACGGTTACAGAAATGATTACTGGAATTGATATTGTTCAAACGCAAATCCTTGTTGCAGAAGGACATGATTTATTTGGAAAAGAAGTAGGTCTACCACAGCAGAAGGACATAATCACATTAGGGTATGCGATTCAATCACGTGTAACAACAGAAGACCCATTAAATAATTTTATGCCAGATGCAGGTAAGATTATGGCATACCGTTCCGGCGGTGGCTTTGGTGTTCGATTAGATGCTGGAAATGCTTACCAGGGTTCGATTATTACACCTTTCTACGACTCATTGCTTGTGAAGGTCACCACACATGCACATACCTTTGAGCAAGCTGCATCAAAAATGATTCGAAATTTACATGAATTCCGTATTCGTGGTATTAAGACCAATATTCCGTTTTTAATAAATGTCGTCAAGCATGATAAGTTTATTAATGGTGACTATGATACATCCTTTATTGATGAAACTCCTGAACTGTTTATTTTTCCAAAGCGGAAGGACCGTGGAACTAAACTTCTAAATTATATTGGAACTGTAACGATTAACGGCTTCCCAGGCATTGAGAAAAAGAAACGCCCTGTTTTTGAAAAGCCAAGAGTACCGAAAATTCCGCATGACCTAGAAATACAGCACGGTACGAAACAAATATTGGACGCGCAGGGAGCAGATGGTCTTGTTAAGTGGGTAAAGGAGCGCAAGGAAGTATTACTAACAGATACGACATTCCGTGATGCTCATCAATCTCTATTGGCTACAAGAGTTAGAACAAATGATTTTACACATATTGCGGAGCCAACAGCAAAATTATTACCTGAGCTCTTCTCAATGGAAATGTGGGGAGGCGCAACCTTTGATGTTGCTTATCGCTTCTTAAAGGAAGACCCATGGGATCGTCTATTAACATTAAGAAAGCAGATTCCTAATGTTATGTTCCAAATGCTGTTACGCTCAGCAAATGCAGTCGGTTATAAAAACTACCCAGATAACGTAATTCGCGAATTTGTTGAGAAATCAGCACATGCTGGAATCGATGTTTTCCGTATCTTTGATAGCTTAAACTGGGTAAAAGGTATGGAAGTAGCGATTGACGCGGTAAGACAATCAGGTAAACTTGCGGAAGCTGCTGTATGTTATACAGGAGATATTACAGATCCAACTAGAAGTAAATATGATATTCATTATTATAAAAATATTGCTAGAGAGCTTGAGGCTCAGGGTGCTCATATTTTAGCTATTAAGGATATGGCAGGTTTATTAAAGCCTGAAGCAGCATATCAATTAATTTCTGAGTTGAAAGAGACGGTTGAGATTCCAATTCATTTGCATACACATGATACGTCAGGTAACGGAATCTACACGTATTCACGCGCTATTGAAGCAGGTGTCGATATTGTCGATGTCGCAATCAGCTCTATGGCCGGCTTAACCTCGCAGCCAAGTGCAAATACCCTATTCTATGCGATGCAAGGAAACGAACGTCAACCGGCAGTGAAGGTAGAAGCATTAGAAGAACTGTCTCATTACTGGGAAGATGTTCGTAAATATTACCAGGATTTTGAATCTGGTATGGTTGCTCCTCATACTGAAGTGTATCAGCATGAAATGCCTGGTGGACAATATAGTAATTTACAACAGCAGGCTAAAGGTGTTGGGTTAGGTGACCAATGGGATGACGTAAAGAGAATGTATTCCCGTGTAAACCAAATGTTTGGCGATATTGTTAAGGTTACTCCATCCTCAAAGGTTGTTGGTGACATGGCATTATTTATGGTACAAAACAACTTAACTGAAGAAGATGTATTAACAAAAGGTGATACAATCGATTTCCCTGATTCTGTTGTTGAATTGTTTACGGGCTCTTTAGGTCAGCCTCATGGTGGATTCCCTAAAGAGCTGCAAAAAGTAATTCTAAAAGGAAAGGATCCAATTACAGTTCGACCTGGAGAATTGCTTGAGCCGATTGACTTTAAAGCCTTAAGGAATGAATTATACCAAGAGCTTGGTAGAGAAGTCACTGCCCATGATGTGATTGCTTATGCCTTGTATCCAAAAGTATTCTTAGATTATGCTAAAACGGTTCAGCAATATGGTGACCTTTCTGTATTAGATACACCAACCTACCTTTATGGACTACGACTTGGTGAGGAAATACAGGTAGAAATCGAAACAGGTAAAACGCTAATCGTAAAGCTAGTATCTGTTGGTCAACCACAGGCGGATGGAACGAGAGTTGTATATTTTGAGTTAAATGGACAGTCCCGTGAAGTGGTTGTGAAGGATGATAGCATTAAGTCAACGATTCAAACAAAGGTGAAGGCAGATCCGAAGAATCCAAATCACCTATCAGCAACAATGCCTGGAACGGTTGTGAAGGTTATTGTTGAAAAGGGTGAAAGAGTGGAAAAAGGTGATCATTTAATGATTACAGAGGCAATGAAAATGGAAACGACTGTACAAGCTCCGTTTTCTGGTGTGGTCAAGGATATTTTTGTCCAAAATGGAGAAGCAATACAGACTGGAGATTTACTCATTGAAATGACCAATTAA